The following coding sequences are from one Sporomusaceae bacterium window:
- a CDS encoding transketolase C-terminal domain-containing protein: protein MAEVSLQGEQRVFMTGNEVVAWAAVAAKVDIMYGYPITPQNEIMHYWTRLAPKYGKRFLQTEDEISAGFTMLGGVMTGRKAFTATAGPGNVLMQESCVMAEMMRLPAVYVIQQRGGPSTATVIYAQQETTLTCFGGNGEGHRIVYSTATHQELFDYTIKAFNAAWTYRFPSFVLGDGYQAKMREPLTIYEAAAKGVKLVPTEPMVGEVKPGKQFKHLRNTYNTEEELYEVVMANQRDWDAMAPKVVEWSEKDCQDADVVFVCHGVVARAAIGAVDELRAQGKKVGLFRPITVRPFPEKQLADAVKNAKKVVVAESAYGQLLKMVQVAMCGGKAEIVPMLRPGIGITTEELVEEYNKL, encoded by the coding sequence ATGGCCGAAGTTTCTCTGCAAGGTGAACAGAGAGTATTCATGACAGGCAACGAGGTTGTTGCCTGGGCTGCCGTGGCAGCGAAGGTCGATATCATGTACGGGTACCCGATCACCCCCCAGAACGAGATTATGCATTACTGGACGAGGCTGGCGCCCAAATACGGCAAGCGCTTTCTCCAGACAGAGGACGAGATTTCCGCCGGCTTCACGATGCTCGGCGGCGTCATGACCGGCCGCAAAGCGTTCACCGCGACCGCCGGACCGGGCAATGTGCTGATGCAGGAATCCTGTGTGATGGCCGAAATGATGCGCCTGCCGGCGGTGTACGTGATCCAGCAGCGGGGCGGCCCGTCGACGGCTACCGTAATCTACGCCCAGCAGGAGACGACGCTCACCTGTTTCGGCGGCAACGGCGAAGGCCACCGCATCGTTTATTCGACGGCGACTCACCAGGAGCTGTTCGATTATACGATCAAGGCGTTCAACGCCGCCTGGACATACCGTTTCCCCTCCTTTGTGCTCGGCGACGGCTACCAGGCCAAGATGCGCGAGCCGTTGACCATTTACGAGGCCGCGGCCAAGGGCGTGAAACTTGTCCCGACCGAGCCGATGGTCGGCGAGGTCAAACCCGGCAAACAGTTCAAGCACCTCCGCAACACTTACAATACCGAGGAGGAGCTTTACGAGGTCGTTATGGCCAACCAGCGCGACTGGGACGCCATGGCCCCCAAGGTGGTCGAGTGGTCTGAAAAGGACTGCCAGGACGCCGACGTGGTGTTCGTGTGCCACGGCGTCGTCGCCCGCGCCGCCATCGGCGCCGTCGACGAGCTGAGGGCCCAGGGCAAAAAGGTCGGTCTCTTCCGCCCCATTACTGTTCGTCCCTTCCCGGAAAAACAGCTCGCCGACGCGGTCAAGAACGCCAAGAAGGTGGTTGTGGCCGAGTCCGCTTATGGCCAGCTTCTTAAGATGGTGCAGGTCGCGATGTGCGGCGGCAAGGCCGAGATCGTCCCGATGCTCCGTCCGGGGATCGGCATCACCACCGAAGAACTCGTGGAAGAATACAACAAACTGTGA
- a CDS encoding thiamine pyrophosphate-dependent enzyme produces the protein MQELKENNVLQPAMPKSWNEETKPHKFCPGCGHGIILKAVGEVIDELGIQDKIVFGCDIGCSLLSWDFFACDSVQTHHGRTTPVITGMKRANTDIIGIAYMGDGGGYAIGSQHLFNAAVRGEKITIILCNNCNYGMTGGQMAPTTLPGMKTETSPYGRDVEQTGYPTKGPEMVAAVAPEGAYVARGTIANVRQLKGFIKKALENQMAGNGISFVECLSSCPTNWRTNAKQTWEFVEKDMAQYFKVGELRTPQAKEGK, from the coding sequence ATGCAAGAGTTGAAAGAGAACAACGTTCTTCAGCCGGCTATGCCCAAGAGCTGGAATGAAGAGACAAAACCGCATAAATTCTGTCCCGGCTGCGGCCACGGGATTATTCTCAAGGCGGTGGGCGAGGTCATCGATGAGCTGGGCATCCAGGATAAGATCGTTTTCGGCTGCGATATCGGCTGTTCGCTCCTGTCGTGGGATTTCTTCGCCTGCGACAGCGTGCAGACCCACCACGGCCGCACGACGCCGGTTATCACCGGCATGAAGCGCGCCAACACCGATATAATCGGCATTGCTTATATGGGCGACGGCGGCGGCTATGCCATCGGCTCGCAGCATCTTTTCAACGCCGCGGTGCGGGGCGAGAAGATCACGATAATCCTGTGCAACAACTGCAACTATGGGATGACCGGCGGCCAGATGGCGCCGACAACCCTGCCTGGCATGAAGACTGAGACGTCGCCTTACGGCCGCGATGTCGAGCAGACGGGTTACCCGACCAAGGGTCCGGAAATGGTGGCTGCCGTGGCTCCCGAGGGCGCGTATGTCGCCCGCGGCACGATCGCCAACGTCCGCCAGTTGAAAGGTTTCATCAAGAAGGCCCTGGAGAATCAGATGGCCGGCAACGGCATTTCGTTCGTGGAATGCCTGTCGTCCTGCCCGACGAACTGGCGCACCAACGCCAAACAGACCTGGGAGTTCGTGGAGAAGGATATGGCCCAGTACTTCAAGGTCGGCGAACTCAGGACCCCGCAGGCGAAGGAGGGCAAATAA